AAAAGAAATTTTCATAATTAGAATTGCTGGATTTTACTTACTTGACAATGTTATTTCACTTTGTTATTATTAACATAAGTAAATGTGCCCACATAGCTCAGTTGGCAGAGCGCGTCCTTGGTAAGGATGAGGTCAGCGGTTCAATCCCGCTTGTGGGCTCCAATATTCTTTTTGGAGGTAATCCTTATGGCTAAGAAAAAATTTGAAAGAACTAAACCCCATCTTAATGTGGGAACAATTGGACATATCGATCATGGTAAAACTACCCTCACTTCTACCATCACTAATATCCTATCTAAAAAAGGATTA
The window above is part of the bacterium genome. Proteins encoded here:
- the tuf gene encoding elongation factor Tu (EF-Tu; promotes GTP-dependent binding of aminoacyl-tRNA to the A-site of ribosomes during protein biosynthesis; when the tRNA anticodon matches the mRNA codon, GTP hydrolysis results; the inactive EF-Tu-GDP leaves the ribosome and release of GDP is promoted by elongation factor Ts; many prokaryotes have two copies of the gene encoding EF-Tu), which encodes MAKKKFERTKPHLNVGTIGHIDHGKTTLTSTITNILSKKGL